CTAGGCCTGCCTAAACAAGTAAGGAAATTAAACTTTCTTTCGCTATTATACATAAAACTTTGAAAGAGAAGGGAAGCCTTGGCGTTAAGTTTCTGCCATGTGACCATGAGGTCATGGGTTCGAGCGGTGGAAACAGGCTCTTGCataaatgcagggtaaggttgcATACAATAGACCCCTGTGGTCCAGCCTTCCCCGGACCTCGCGCATaacaggagcttagtgcaccgggctgccctagACCTAAACTTTGAAAGACGACTAAATAGCACAGAATAGTCACATGTTCTTACTTATCTCATAAATAGGATGCATTAATTCACATAACAAGAATCAAGTGAAAAGATGCCTTACAAGCCTAACTGATATGGAACTCAACAGATTTTGCATAGTTTTCTCCAATATCCTGTTGAAAATAAATTGTCTGGTGAATGTACATGTCAGCTAAGtatttcaaaactcaaaaagtaTATCATTTGCTACTAATAATCCTATAAGTTGAACGCAGGAATACAAGTAATAATTATAAAAGCAATTCAACCAAAAATACGACCTAAAGGAGGTAACGAAAACGGACCTCAATAGAACTTCCGTAGCTGTCCTCAATTTCGTCTTGAATATTCTTGGCAGAATTCACAACTGACTCCTTACAGATGCGTATATCAATTAGCTGAAGTGTGGTTATTTCTGCAAAATCTTAAGGTATCAAATCCAAGTACCAGAAAACTTTGATGAATAGTCGTTCACGTCATGGAAAGTGAATACTACTAGATCTCCAGTATCGAATTCTCATACTTTTCAGTTGCAATCGAGTAAACCCTGTTGAATTTGGCAAAAccttttgtcccacatcggtgggaaaagaagggttggggggattttccccctataaaagaagacttaatgtttaggatttaaacacaccgctcatttgccttctcatctgtttaaggcatttgtatttctctctttagtattatttcacttgtatttttggagtgaaataaaatattggttgtgtccgaggagtaggcaaaattagccgaacctcgtaaattgttctctttattgttgttttattgtcttatttattatttggtggctgtcataatatttggtatagtagttgtgacttattcacactatatacatttggcttccgcaacaaacCCGTCCTCAACTACTTCCCGCTCCTCGCCTTTGCAGGCATCATATGCTAGTTTGAGGGCCTCGAGTCTGGGAAACTTACCAACAATTGCTTAAATTTCACTATTTTAGACTCAGTGAGGTCAGGTGAATGCCCTGGCTTTTTTCTTTGATAAGTTGTCCTGCCCCATCTCTtgtctcttttttctttaaataaaaaaatgttaaaagaaatagtttagagAACTCAGGCTGTAGTTCGCTCTAAAATTCTCATCAAGCGAAAACCGTTGCAAGTCTCATTTTCATCCAACATCAACTATTGTACAACATACGAAATTAGCAATACATAACTTAAAGCATAAAATCAAGGCTAAACAAAAAATTCAATGTACAATGATTACTGTGCTacaacactgacaagtttgtttcattttatttgtcttttcctttgcttttctgGTTATGCACACAACAAAGAATTGCTGGTGTTAGTACTATGTCAATACTATATTCTTGGCCATAAGCATTCCTACAATAAGCAGTGACTTCCCTTCCTGGTGTCGCTGTTCCTGGTGTCGCTGATGTTAGTTGTATTAGTTGCATAGTTATATCAGTACATGACACTGACATACTGCAGTTTAGATTTATGGCGATATCTGTGCTCGATGTTCCAAATATATTCTGGTAAATAACATTGCTGATTTGCACTCCAGTTACCTATCATGAAAAGGGTAATGAATATTTATACCTTACTCAGTGTTATACTATACACCAAACCAAGAAATTTAACCTTAGCAGAAAAAAATTGTGTGAAAGGCCTTTGTCGTGCATTCATTGGTTTGGTATGAACATCAGGCGCAAACAAGTTTTTATTAAGCTGAATATGTATTTAAAGCAATGTTAACTTGTATTACCATTTCCTTGCAAGCTCCTCAAACATCGCAGTAATTCTGGTCAAGTATAATGGGGTTCTTGACAGAGTTAAATTCAAGATTCTCAAATATGACATCTCGTACATATCCTCTGCCAACCTATTCACAAGAAGTTAATAGTAAGCGGCAGATGGATTTTATATACTATTATATACTACGGGATCAACTGAAACTACCAATTTTTTCAACATATACTAAATTATGAACCCGTAGTCTCAAAAGTACATGAGCTTGAAGCTAAGAACCTTGAACATTGAACCCATTGagtttaaatcctgaatccgcctTTTGTTTTGGTCAGCGCATTTAAGAAGAGTAAATTCATGTGTGAAGTTTCAATATTATTAGTtctgattttaattcattttttcaATGGCTAAGTCTGGTTAGTATACCTGCCATGTCTTGATACGAGCTCCATTTGTAGTTCCATAGAAGAAAGCATTGCTCACATGAATGCTTTCTACTTGAGCAAAATTACCACCTTTTCCTAAGCTTCCAATACTGAATACAAGCAGAGTTAAAAAGATTTCATTAGTATTAGG
Above is a window of Nicotiana tabacum cultivar K326 chromosome 8, ASM71507v2, whole genome shotgun sequence DNA encoding:
- the LOC142163518 gene encoding polygalacturonase-like, translated to MQVAKPGKGIGSLGKGGNFAQVESIHVSNAFFYGTTNGARIKTWQVGRGYVRDVIFENLEFNSVKNPIILDQNYCDLNKNLFAPDVHTKPMNARQRPFTQFFSAKVTGVQISNVIYQNIFGTSSTDIAINLNCSMSVSCTDITMQLIQLTSATPGTATPGREVTAYCRNAYGQEYSIDIVLTPAILCCVHNQKSKGKDK